One genomic window of Canis aureus isolate CA01 chromosome 15, VMU_Caureus_v.1.0, whole genome shotgun sequence includes the following:
- the LOC144284863 gene encoding ral guanine nucleotide dissociation stimulator-like has product MAERASALRRNRIFPTTPSRRELLEQQVEELVPALLCLDDLSIVQFMETYPEFGTTEEILDLLFAKYGCNKYLNDDIVGSVEQCKVAISCILDIWLEYYQEDFHQPPEFLFLRKLLAFMGLNRPGSDLENRAQRYLERFSYLELVELDDEDEEDWGWPSLGQGGPHRPNLHAAGPGAVGRLTPHSHGLQSGETSQGSCTHTR; this is encoded by the exons atg gctgaAAGGGCCTCAGCCCTGAGAAGGAATCGGATCTTCCCGACCACCCCTAGCCGGAGGGAGCTGCTGGAGCAGCAGGTAGAAGAACTGGTGCCCGCCTTGCTGTGCTTGGACGACCTTTCCATTGTTCAATTTATGGAAACGTATCCTGAATTTGGCACCACCGAAGAGATCCTGGACCTGCTGTTTGCAAA ATATGGATGCAACAAATATCTGAATGATGACATCGTGGGATCCGTGGAGCAGTGCAAAGT ggccatctcctgcatCCTGGACATCTGGCTGGAGTACTATCAGGAGGATTTTCATCAGCCACCAGAATTTCTCTTCCTGAGGAAACTTCTGGCATTCATGGGGCTCAACAGGCCAGGCTCAGACCTGGAAAACCGAGCCCAGCGTTACCTGGAACGATTCAGCTACCTGGAGCTCGTGGAATTAGACGATGAGGATGAGGAGGACTGGGGGTGGCCAAGCTTGGGACAGGGTGGGCCACACAGACCCAACCTCCATGCAGCTGGGCCGGGAGCAGTGGGTAGGCTCACACCCCATTCCCACGGGCTTCAGTCTGGGgagacctcccagggctcttgtaCTCACACACGTTGA